Genomic window (Ammospiza nelsoni isolate bAmmNel1 chromosome 17, bAmmNel1.pri, whole genome shotgun sequence):
ATTGCGGTTTTATCTGCATGACAGGCAGCAATTTGTGACAAAGGTTAAATCTCTCTGCTCACTCAAGTTTGACGTATGATGGTCGTGTTACATTCCCTGTTCTCAGCGGGTTTTGCATGAATGTGCCCGCGTGCCTTCAGGATCACGACCTTCATTCAATACTGCATGGCCCAGCAGACCCATAATTAATCCCCAACATGTTCAGCTGACAGCTCTCATTCATAACATCATCCATGCAGAATGGTGAGGTACGTGTGAATTCCTACAATCCACCTGGGAGTCAGAGATTTTCCAGCCACCAGAGCAGGGAGGCTCCAAGGCAGGTTTCTGACAGGATGAACAGGACAATTGGTAGGTTGGACTAATCTACAGGTAAATTGGGTAGGGCAGGAGAGGGAGGTGTGATACAGTCACTGCTCACTGAGGATGGGCTAGGAATGACAACACCTCAGTGCTGGCATTCCTGTTACGTGACCAACATTTTCTACTTACAAAAATCTAAGAGGTCCAGAGGCTTATGAAGTCTATAAGAAAGTCCACACCTTCTTCACCCTGGACAGTTTGCAAACATGAAGCTTGGCCAGATTCAGCTCAGCCAGTTGTTTTTCTCCCAATCCCTGGTTTTCAAATGTACCCAAAGGTCTGAAACCCAAATAAACCATAACCATTGTCTGGCAATCAGATCCATGTGCCCCAGGCAAATCCTCACACCCAGGTCATGTCCTGTCTGCCTCACTCATAGAGCTGCTGCTAATACCAGTGGTTTGTTTCCAAATTCTAGATATTTAATCTTTTTATCTGCTTGTTCTTTTACCAAAGATGAACCTGCTCAGTCGGGCTGGATCAAGTGTTTATCCCACAGGCAACACAACAGGATGGGTATGTTTTACACAAGTTTATTGGGGGACAATATTCATTCACCAACAGCACAAAATATCAGATCTCTACTATTTAAGGGCTGGGAGCATGTCAAACACAAACAGAGATTAGCATTGCTCAGAAATACATCAAATCTGAGTAACAGCAGCACAACCACTGCTTTGTCCTGtctgaggagagaaaagagTGTCTTAGTCACTATTCCATTCTCTACAAAAATACATACAGCCATTGTGTTTAACCTTATTTCTATAAAGGCTCCATACACAAGAGTCAAAAGGCACAAGGAGCAAAATGCTGCTACTTTGACCCACCTTGCTGCAGCTTCAGAGAGCTCCTCCATCCCCACTGTGTGTTCAATCACAGCATATTTGAGACATCTCCAAAACACAAAATCCCACCTCGCTACCATATGCAACCTTTCGCAGTCCCCAGTCCCATGATTTGAGCTCTGAAATGAGGGaaattgcagagaaaagaatggccccttccacagcagcccctgctcagacCCTCGGCACCTCCACTTCTGAAGCAGACTTGGACTTGCGCCGGCCGgtcaggctgcccaggaccGACTCCTCGCTGAGGGCCCCCTCGAAGGTGGACAGGATGGACTGGCAGAACTTCTCCTTGAAATCTGGCCCCACAAAGACGTACAGGATGGGGTTGATGCAGCTGTTGAAGAAAGCAAGGCTGGAAACCAAGGGGATCCCTATGTAAAGAGCCAGTTTCATCTCATGGCTGGAAGAGTTGTTGGATATTTCCAGCAAGGAGAAGACGTGATATGGGAAATAACAGAGGAAAAACGAGACTGTGACAGCAATGATGATTCTGTAGGGCTTTGCAGAGTTGGCCAACTGCCTTCTTTTCAGCTTGACAGCCACGACGCTGTAGCAGATGAGAATCACCATGAAGGGGATGAGGAACCCACATAAGAACCGCGTGACGATCATCACCTTGTGCCGCATCCTCCACAGCCTGCGCGTCGCCTCCGACGTATAATCATCAGACAGAGCAAAATTATTGTAACAGCTGGTGACGTTCCTGGAGCTGACCAGGGTGTCCCGAAAGACGAGGTACggggagctgagcagcacagccaggccccACGTCCCCAGCGCGATCCTGGCCGCCAGCTCCGGGCTCCTGCGGTTGTGAGACCAGACGGGGAACGCCACAGAAACGCAGCGGTCCATGCTGATCACCGTCAGGAGGAAGACGCTGGCAAACATGTTGAGGAAGGCCATGGTGCTGTTCAGCTTGCACAGCAGCTTCCCAAAGGGCCAGTGGAAGCCCAGGGCGGTGTAAGCGATGCTGAGGGGCAGGAAGAAGGTAAAGATGAAGTCAGCTATGGCCAGGTTGAGGAACCAGATGGAATTCACCGTCTTCTTCATCTTGAAGCCTGCAATCCAAATGACGAGGCCGTTGCCTGACACCCCCAGCAAACAGGCGATGCTGTACACCACCATGGAGAGGATGTGCATGGCCTTCTGCAGGCCAGAGTAGTAGTCATGGTCAGTGGCAGTGTCAGGCTGCTCCGTGGGCCAGCTGGCagagaagggggaaggggaaaaagaggTGCTGTCCATCACTAACAAGCCAAGACCTGGAATCACAACAGAGCTGTTATCTGCTGCTCAAGAGAGGTGAAAATCTTTGTGAGCAACTGTACACAAAATGTGTATGAAAAGCTAGATTAGATAAATcaatttataattaatataaagtCCCTCTCTATAACATCTGCATCTCACAGAAACCACCTCGACCAGAGAAACCGACCCAAGTTTGCTGTTGATGTCAGCGTGTCAGAACAACACCTTCAAcaccagcccacagcagcaatCCAGCATGGACCAGCAGCAAAGCCATGGAAACCCAGATCCCCGCACTGTGACCAATCCTTTTTGCGTGACCAGTAACAAATTATGGCAGCAAAAACTATCTAGACCGGTAACAACGATGTTAACAGACTATTTCTTCCAGGGAGGTGCAGAACAACACCTGAGCTATATCCAAGCGTAACCACAGACCCTTTACCTACCCACCACCCTCTGGTGAgcccaccctcctcctcctctctctcctgtTCATCTTGCCTTGGCAGACCTGGCAGGACTCACCGTGCTGTTCTTGGCTGCTCTGCCCACTGAGGGTGGTCTcaccctcctgcctggctccccttgtgctgctcctctccGGGGTGACTCACACTGCCTCGCCCCATTTTCCCATGGCTTGGGATCACGAGGAATTTAGTAGGATCACTTATTCCTTAATCTTCTTCCTCAATTTAAGGTGCGTTGATTTAACCCCTGAAGCCCCAGGGGGTGCAGGTTCTTTGGGGCCGGTTGGCCAAGCCCACCCACTAACTCGGGTTTGATGactgaagaaaacacaaaacacgGCCACTCTCCTGCCTGAACCATTCACCCCTTGGCTGCTCCCCTTCCtgagcaccccaaaatccctctggGCACCCGTGAGGGGTAcagggccagctctgctccccacaacagcagcaacgtgcccagcctgtgccagggcctggcaCACGGCCTTGGCAGGGGGTGcctggaaatgtccctgcccGCTGCACGGTGTGGGGTGTCCCATCCTTCGGAGGAAGTGGCGGGACACTGGGAACACCGCAGGGCTGGCGGAAAAGCACCTGGGGGTGCAcggcaggcagggctggagctgtgggtgaCAGCACAGGGGTGACAGCAGAGGAGAGGTGACGACAGAGAGGTGACAGCACAGGGGTGACAGCCGCGGgccccccgcccctcccggCCCAAGGTCACCCGCGCCCCGGGCGCCACGTGCGGGCCGCGCCGCCAGCCCCGCCCCTGCGCGGACCAATGGGAGGCGGGGAGGGGGCAGAGCGCGGCGCTGATTGGCTCAGATGCTTCCCCAGCGTATTCCCCGCCGCCGTTCCCGGGGCGGAGCGCGGCGCTGATTGGCCGTGGCGCGGAGGgggcggggcccggccgggctATGGTAGCGCGCGGGCTTTGGCGCGGTAGCGGAATCGGGAGCGGGTAaggaccgggaccgggaccgggaccgggacagggacagggacagggacagggaccgggaccgggaccgggacacGATCGGGGTTTGCgggtgggcagagcagggccggGGCACGGCAGCCCGCTGCGGGGGACAGCGCCGGTCCCACCACtcggggcagggcagaggggcgCGCCACCAGGCTCGCGGGATgtgggaggtgatggagtcgGGATACAGGGGGTGCAGATCTAGGTGGAGACAGAGCTTCGGGGATGGAGTTCCCCAGGTGAGGTGCCAGGTGTGGGGGAGGTCTCATCCTGACTGGGAAtggcagctctgtccctctgtgcagTGCGTGCTGCAGCACCCTAGGCTGGGGGACATGCAGCACCTGCGTCCTGCTcagagccacagcactgccccTCGCAGCCTTTGCTCAGCCCAGCCTCTCCGGCCGTGAGGATTCCCACCCTACCAGTGAGGCCTGGGCTTGGGCCAGAGCATGgctgagcatccctgcccagcagaggcGGCGTGAATGGACTTTGGCAGCTTGGCACAAGGAAACCGCGTGGGATTGCTTAATAACCTGCTCACGGACCTTCACCCGTCCTTGGGGGTTAATGAGTAAAAAGATGGATTGTTTTCTGCCAAGGCAGCAGCTAGGCTGTTACTCCTTCCCCAAAAGCAGCATCAGCTGGGCCAGAGGGCTCCTGCCAGGCCTGGGCATCACCCATGCCATGGGacccagcagaggcagagctgctgcctctcagggcCTCTCAGCTCCACAGGATGCTGCAATCAGGGTTTGGGGCAGGATTCTGACCTGCTGGGGTTTTGCCCAAGAGAAAGCAGCCAAGAGGTTCAAGCATGCTGGGCATCACAGCCTGTGTTAAACTGAGATCTGTGGGTGCGAGCACTTCACTGCCCTTGAAATTAAATATCAGGCACTGCcgagctgggcagggggagctcagggagggGTGGTGATGGGAGAGCATCAGACATTATCAAAGCACAGGAATTAACAAACTGATCTTAAATCAGCAGGGGAAGCCTGTGTGTTTTCCTCACCCATCAGCCTGTGGCTGTTCCCAGGGAATACGTGGgatggcagcaggcagcactcagggagatgtggggacacccagccctgctgccatcccacagactccctgctcccctggcaggtgactcagagccagcagcagcaccatggcGAGCTCAGCACAGGGCCTGCCCAGCGCCGAGCTCTGGGCCTCCCATAACAAGATGGTGATGGAGCCGCTGGACACCAACGACCCCGAGGTGAGAGCCCCTtcctggctcctgcccagctgcctc
Coding sequences:
- the LOC132080917 gene encoding chemerin-like receptor 1 — translated: MDSTSFSPSPFSASWPTEQPDTATDHDYYSGLQKAMHILSMVVYSIACLLGVSGNGLVIWIAGFKMKKTVNSIWFLNLAIADFIFTFFLPLSIAYTALGFHWPFGKLLCKLNSTMAFLNMFASVFLLTVISMDRCVSVAFPVWSHNRRSPELAARIALGTWGLAVLLSSPYLVFRDTLVSSRNVTSCYNNFALSDDYTSEATRRLWRMRHKVMIVTRFLCGFLIPFMVILICYSVVAVKLKRRQLANSAKPYRIIIAVTVSFFLCYFPYHVFSLLEISNNSSSHEMKLALYIGIPLVSSLAFFNSCINPILYVFVGPDFKEKFCQSILSTFEGALSEESVLGSLTGRRKSKSASEVEVPRV